The Patagioenas fasciata isolate bPatFas1 chromosome 3, bPatFas1.hap1, whole genome shotgun sequence genome contains a region encoding:
- the VIP gene encoding VIP peptides isoform X1, with protein sequence MEHRSASPLLLALALLSALCWRARALPPRGANFPPVPRLGNRMPFDGASEPDHAHGSLKSESDILQNTLPENEKFYFDLSRIIDRNARHADGIFTSVYSHLLAKLAVKRYLHSLIRKRVSSQDSPVKRHSDAVFTDNYSRFRKQMAVKKYLNSVLTGKRSQEELNPAKLRDEAELLEPSFSENYDAVDDLLSRLPLDL encoded by the exons ATGGAGCACCGCAGCGCCTCCCCGCTCCTGCTCGCCCTCGCCCTCCTCAGCGCCCTCTGCTGGCGGGCGCGGGCGCTGCCCCCGCGGGGCGCCAACTTCCCCCCTGTCCCGCG ATTGGGAAACAGAATGCCATTTGATGGAGCCAGTGAACCTGACCATGCCCACGGGTCATTAAAGTCTGAATCAGACATTTTGCAGAACACACTACCTGAAAATGAGAAATTCTATTTTGATCTGTCCAGAATTATTGATAG AAATGCAAGGCATGCTGATGGAATTTTCACCAGTGTCTACAGCCATCTTTTGGCTAAACTTGCTGTGAAGAGATATCTGCATTCGCTTATTAGAAAACGAGTTAG cTCCCAGGACAGTCCCGTCAAACGCCACTCTGACGCTGTCTTCACTGACAACTACAGCCGCTTTCGAAAGCAAATGGCTGTGAAGAAGTACTTAAACTCAGTTTTAACTGGAAAAAGAAG CCAAGAAGAGCTCAACCCTGCTAAACTTCGAGATGAAGCAGAACTTCTTGAACCTTCCTTTTCAGAAAACTATGATGCTGTAGATGATCTGCTGAGCCGCCTCCCACTG gACCTCTGA
- the VIP gene encoding VIP peptides isoform X2, whose protein sequence is MEHRSASPLLLALALLSALCWRARALPPRGANFPPVPRLGNRMPFDGASEPDHAHGSLKSESDILQNTLPENEKFYFDLSRIIDSSQDSPVKRHSDAVFTDNYSRFRKQMAVKKYLNSVLTGKRSQEELNPAKLRDEAELLEPSFSENYDAVDDLLSRLPLDL, encoded by the exons ATGGAGCACCGCAGCGCCTCCCCGCTCCTGCTCGCCCTCGCCCTCCTCAGCGCCCTCTGCTGGCGGGCGCGGGCGCTGCCCCCGCGGGGCGCCAACTTCCCCCCTGTCCCGCG ATTGGGAAACAGAATGCCATTTGATGGAGCCAGTGAACCTGACCATGCCCACGGGTCATTAAAGTCTGAATCAGACATTTTGCAGAACACACTACCTGAAAATGAGAAATTCTATTTTGATCTGTCCAGAATTATTGATAG cTCCCAGGACAGTCCCGTCAAACGCCACTCTGACGCTGTCTTCACTGACAACTACAGCCGCTTTCGAAAGCAAATGGCTGTGAAGAAGTACTTAAACTCAGTTTTAACTGGAAAAAGAAG CCAAGAAGAGCTCAACCCTGCTAAACTTCGAGATGAAGCAGAACTTCTTGAACCTTCCTTTTCAGAAAACTATGATGCTGTAGATGATCTGCTGAGCCGCCTCCCACTG gACCTCTGA